The nucleotide window AATTATATATCCTGGCCCGCCACTGGCAGGATGACATTTCTTTTTTAGAAGATGAAGCCCGGTTCTTCCGGAACATCCTGCTGAAATATGATGCCGCGGCTACGGAAAGCTTTGGATCAGCGGCGGAATTCCGCCAAAAAATCGAAGGACAGGAAAACCAGCTGATGACCTTGAGGTGTGCCGTCCCAGAATTCCTGGGTTTCCTGGAACCTTATATTGGCGATAATAAAAAACCCATGGACCTGACCTTTTTGGATCGCTATAATGACCTGCAGAATGGGCTGACCGCCTTATTCGCGGGAATCAAAAAGACCAAAAAAGAACTTTTTGCCTATGCCGAAACCGTTATGGCGGGCAACCTGACCACTGCACAATCCTAAATCCATGAAGACGATAGCCGTATTGACCGACCAAAGCTCAGGCGCCCATACAGCGGGGCGTTATGCCCTGCACCTGGCAAAAAAAATGAAAGCTAATGTCCTGTTATTTAATCTTATACCAGCAACCGTCCCACAACTGCAGGCCGCCTGCGGAGAACCAGAAATGGAGGAAACTGCGGATAATGGCCTGGCCGCTTATGCCCTGCAACTGGAGCAGGAATTGGCCGCAAGTTCCTTTACCGGCAGCAGGTTACCGGAGATCAGCTTTGACGCCGGGCATACCGAACTGGTAGATATTATGACTGCTATTGATGGGCATACCGATATTGCCATGGTGGTAACTGGTGTACCCGATGGGGAAGAACTGGCCAATTATATATTGGGCAATACCTGCAACCGGGTCATTGACTGGGCCAGAATACCAGTCATGGTTGTACCTCATGACACGGTTAGGATGAACCCTGAAAAGATCGCTTATGCGACCACACTGAAAGGGGAAGATATCCAAAGCATTGGAGAATTAGGGGAACTGATGGAATCGTTTGGATCTGAACTGATGGTCGCTCATTTATGCAGAACCCAGCCGGACAAAGAGGTACAAACTAAGGAACAGGCACTGCAAACCGCGCTTTACCGTGACCTGAACTGCGGTGGTGTTTATTTTCGCAGCATCGATGACAGCCAGTCTGTCCGCGACTGGAAATGGCTGAAAGCGAACAAGCCTACAGATATCATGGCGCTGATGTTACGTCCGAAGGAGGAAATGAAAAGCTTTTTTAAGCGCGGCCAGAATGCTGACGTTGCCTATCACATCACCGTTCCGGTAATCATCATGCCTAAACGCCCCTGAAAAAAATATCATTAAACAAAAGGCCGTTCTGAAAAAGAGCGGCCTTTTTTGATGGCCTGATCAGACCTCAATCTGACTCAGTTCCAGTTCTGACATGGACAGTTCGCTGATCCAGTCCTGGATCAAAGCTGAGGTTTGGTCGGCCTGCTTGCTGAACAGGTCTCGGTAATAGCTGATCCCATCCTGTAATTGCGCCTTAAATTTGGTTAGCTGTTTTTGTTTTTTATCGGTCAAGCCCTTTAATTGTGCCTGCAGGTCGGTGCGCAGGTAATCGATATACAAATTTAGCTCCTTGATGAACATATGCGGGCGTTTGATCTTACCCAACAAGTCAAGCTCACCATAAATGTGACGCACCATTTCTTCCAGGGAATAGATCCGGGAAAAATAAGCCAGGTTCGGCCCTGGACAGATAGCGACAGCTTTATTCTCACGGGGTTTCAATAGATCATATTTTAAATAGGCGGAAGCGCAAAGCCCTTCACATAAACAGATCTTCTCCGTAATCATCTGGTATTGCTGCTCATATTCAGGTTCACTAAGTTCCAGTGTATCCAGCTGTTGCAGTTTCAGGTGCTGGTATTCCCGCGAAGCAGTACAAATGGGCTGCTCCGTGAATTCGGTATTAGTACATAAATATTTCTTGGTGCAGGGGCTGCCCGGGCGATTATTTTCCAGGCGCTTCAGCCGCTGTACCTCGGCAGTGCTGTTTTTAAAATTATTGAATAGGATACCCAATGGAGATGCCCCGCTCAGGTAAAATTCTTCTTCGCCGGCATGCTCCAGCTGCTGCAAGGTAGCCTCATCCACATTGGTCACTTCCGGCACCAACAGAAAAGGGCTGCCCCAGCCGGTTGCATCCACCTGGTAGTGCTGCATCAGGAAATGATTCTCACCCGCGGTGCCGATGCCGCCCTGAACGCTTAACCGCTGCGCAGGCGCGGCGGCAATCGTAATTCCTTTTTCCAGTAAGGCTGCCTGGTAACCGGTAAACAACTCGGCTACCATTTCCTGACGTTTTTGCTTAAATTCTTCGAGGATAGGCCCCAGTAAAAAGCCCTCTGTCGCAAAAGCATGGCCGCCACAATTCAAACCCGACTCTACGCGGAACTCGGAAACCCAAATGCCCTTTTTCGCCAAAAACTTAGCCTGAATAAAGGCCGAACGGAAATCGCTTACCTTTAGGGTGACTTTTTTGCGTAGTTTTCCGTCAGTATCCGGAAGGAAGCAATCAAAAGATTCCAGGTAACTGTAAAGGCGGGGGTTCAATCCTGCCGATAGGACAACAGAGGAAGCCAGCCGGCTCTCTGCAAAACCGCGGAGCGCAGCCAGTGCGTCGGTGAACTGGTCGCCCAGGGCTTGGCCATCGGCTGCATAATTCATCTTATCCACTTTCGACATGATATTGACATCTATCGCCCCTGGGGTCATCTCACTTTTAAGCAGGCCCTGAAAATAATGACGCTGCTCCGGGTCCTTAAATTCCTGCATCAGTTCGTAGCCCTGGCGCAATCGCGCATTTTCCGGCAGCAACTCAAAATAACGGCACAGGTCGTTCCCCGGCTCGAAGGGTAATTCCAGCATTGCTGCGAATTGCCAGTCTACCTGCCGGGCCACCAGATCGAGATAAGCGGTGATCCGCCTGGCCCGCGCATCGGGTTCTTTTTTGCCAATCGGCTCAAATATTTCACCGCATTCGGCGGCATGATAGATTCGCATCCTTTCGATCAGCTCGTCATCGACGATCGACATCACCGAAGATATGCCATAGCGGGCAACCTTTAATGGGGTATCTATAGAATAGCCCAGTCCTAAGACCGGTATGTGAAATGTATGGCTCATAATCGATGAGGTTTGTGTTAAGATTTAAAAGTGGGTTCAACCTGTAATTGCCGGAACAGGAGTTCGTTTTCATTCCGGATAGCAGCCGGAAAAAGGATATTGTTTTCCAGGTGCAAATGCATCTGCAGGTCATTTTCGAATTCCTGCAATATTTTGTAGAGTATCCGGAAACCGTGTGTGACATAATCTGGAACCTGGTAGCCATTGGTAAGCTGCCTTATCCGGGAAAAGGTATCATAGATCCGCTCATGGGCTGCTTCCATCGCATAAATGACCGGCCTTAGCGAACCTTGCTCAGGTGCGGCCAGCCGTGTTCCCGATTTCAGCGCATAGGCTAAATCGGTGAGGTAGGGAAAAAGAAATTCTTCTTCCTGCTTCATATTGGCGGCCAATCCTTCCGCCGCTTGCTTCACCAGCGTCTGTACTTCACGGAGTTCGGTATATTTCGCTCCGTAAGCCTGGGATATTTTCTCACACATTTCCAGCAGGAATGGCAGGTTGGCCCGTACATATCCGTGGTGCAGGTTGATCAGGTATTTACAAAAAAAGCCGGTGTCCCAATGTGGGAAATCCATAGCCGGATAGCTCGTCGCCGGCAAATCACCTTTTAACTTTAACAGGACCATGTCCACATCCAGTTGCAGTACCTCACAAGCCTCGGTAAGGGTGCTGGCTCCCCCGCAACTGAAGTCTATGCCCAATTCTTTAAATACAGCAGCTTTACGAGAATCATTGGTGACCATCTGGCCAATGCTGTCATCGCAATGCGCACTCGATCGTTTACCGACCTTGACCCGCCAGATCTCCGGCCCGTTCTCCAATTGTTTCCAGCTAAAACTCCGGCCCGTATATTCGAGCAACTGGAAATAAAATGGTTTGAGTTCCCGGTCATGATTCAATACCATATGCCCACCCAAAGGCAGGGCCCCGAATTTTTCCAGCAGGACAGCGCCCTTCAGGCTTTCTTCAACAGCGGTTATATCTAATATCTTAGGTATGTCCATTCACAAGAGTTAATTGGCAAATTTACCCAAGGGGGTATCCCCAAAAAATGATGAAGGTCATTTTTGCCGCAGGGTATGTCATTAATTAAGCCGGATTGGCGTATACACCGCGGCAACTGGCCTGCCTTGTATGACAACCCGGCTCCACTTGTTTCCCGCAGATTTACCAGTTTATTTTTATTCACGGACAGCGGTTAAACCCACCTGAATTTAGGGCTATGGTCACACTTTTCTCAAAAAGTGACACAGATCATATTTTGTACCGACGATGGTCATTCCCCCGGTTCCGGCGAACCCGCATTTTTGAACCA belongs to Mucilaginibacter boryungensis and includes:
- a CDS encoding universal stress protein translates to MKTIAVLTDQSSGAHTAGRYALHLAKKMKANVLLFNLIPATVPQLQAACGEPEMEETADNGLAAYALQLEQELAASSFTGSRLPEISFDAGHTELVDIMTAIDGHTDIAMVVTGVPDGEELANYILGNTCNRVIDWARIPVMVVPHDTVRMNPEKIAYATTLKGEDIQSIGELGELMESFGSELMVAHLCRTQPDKEVQTKEQALQTALYRDLNCGGVYFRSIDDSQSVRDWKWLKANKPTDIMALMLRPKEEMKSFFKRGQNADVAYHITVPVIIMPKRP
- a CDS encoding DUF542 domain-containing protein, translating into MDIPKILDITAVEESLKGAVLLEKFGALPLGGHMVLNHDRELKPFYFQLLEYTGRSFSWKQLENGPEIWRVKVGKRSSAHCDDSIGQMVTNDSRKAAVFKELGIDFSCGGASTLTEACEVLQLDVDMVLLKLKGDLPATSYPAMDFPHWDTGFFCKYLINLHHGYVRANLPFLLEMCEKISQAYGAKYTELREVQTLVKQAAEGLAANMKQEEEFLFPYLTDLAYALKSGTRLAAPEQGSLRPVIYAMEAAHERIYDTFSRIRQLTNGYQVPDYVTHGFRILYKILQEFENDLQMHLHLENNILFPAAIRNENELLFRQLQVEPTFKS